A window of Procambarus clarkii isolate CNS0578487 chromosome 69, FALCON_Pclarkii_2.0, whole genome shotgun sequence contains these coding sequences:
- the LOC123772146 gene encoding C-type lectin domain family 4 member D produces the protein MSLLTQVILASALALAASQCPSEFFEAGTNCYAVIDEPGSNITWSECRTLCQGLAFDAWSVDLATFDNAEQLEAFSIAWLTETANYDPYPYMWIGVSKVDGAWQSLDGTPLSLQSNMWGQGHPHEMGMTAFLDDVTMANDEESYGRQYFHCSMGMYEYHRRCLCRAQ, from the exons CGAGTCAGTGCCCCAGTGAATTCTTCGAGGCCGGCACTAATTGCTACGCTGTCATCGACGAACCGGGTTCAAACATAACGTGGAGTGAGTGTCGCACCCTCTGCCAGGGACTGGCCTTCGATGCTTGGAGCGTCGACCTCGCCACCTTCGACAATGCTGAGCAACTGGAAGCCTTCTCAATCGCCTGGCTCACAGAAA CCGCCAACTATGATCCCTACCCCTACATGTGGATTGGCGTTAGCAAAGTTGACGGAGCATGGCAGTCGCTGGATGGAACGCCTCTATCCCTGCAGAGCAACATGTGGGGTCAAGGTCACCCACACGAGATGGGAATGACGGCGTTCCTCGACGACGTTACCATGGCAAACGACGAGGAATCCTATGGTCGTCAGTACTTCCACTGTTCCATGGGCATGTACGAGTACCACCGACGCTGCCTGTGTAGAGCCCAATAG